Proteins co-encoded in one Apis mellifera strain DH4 linkage group LG15, Amel_HAv3.1, whole genome shotgun sequence genomic window:
- the LOC100576569 gene encoding uncharacterized protein LOC100576569, protein MKQTFLFSLLLLVIRNYSSAEKITLGIDLNEPVAVTDPKFLSFTIDPVTLLAGNAVSTHFERSVNLMRALSPAYLRLGGPRSTLFHFADQNSEENGKKRKIVLSESDWVLAHQWAEKAGLDVIACVSPDDRRRRTIEGGEDALEIIPFSDHMGFNANWQLGYEPQIRCNLTGNDLGRQTLDLRKSLNQFPRYSNSVITGPDVVIYDNEKHLNYLRDYFSVAIPALSAITWHPDLASITLDNGGAFIHQDNLEEDKEELLKAIGRFVDDRPLWIAESRPEECKNLYIGALILARRLGNSARANVNVIMRQPADLTYPTPDYWVSLLHKTLVGRQVFDAKIRSVGNEDHTYLYCQCASNRHEDGSIVIFGVNLNPSEVAFHLEGINATERVHEYVLTPGFDAPNRMFAETIFLNDKLLTLINDTVPEMRPKILNDTKTHGVDLRLQSGSIGFWIIPNLKIKSCMGNEAPRTEERTAREDKIDDKNTKETSSPQGRGASSSDIDKRKRRGDASIYRNSIKRELKRLKRFVKKKLDDYDYAKSLPKLFNSKEQGGKGSTLSQEDVQSKLKEYKDRVTRLRNLMGSSDAKMELRKSIGDLVGDVISLMLKIQNALETMRKEIDRENKTESFTNVKETLKSLYDLLMNANLSNESIDSREMERGLDRAKRELLPFDSKRRSDNLSRKRGARDEDVEEGSTRGIERWWSKKKQPSFLELDSEEDADFYRFDNSFVNEDSFLNTYDYDYEFEDSEEQVSTMEYIDDVRTWNEDDGSFYHEPVQLFKNSRNNRMKTSTGAPELWEVEAYEVGRKDRRKGMVRIESDGTIRDSKFLEKFEGVSFPKNHRPTYTNVQPDESAIRSFFSGRAQPIGSTMYKRIPDFSALKGSNPWTDYLGNKRSKRGETDLRAILDQEMIKEDDANSKDCNCRVIRRSETCDCRSRRGAIESLESLEVDTVAPPKQQLAGLDKDIVRANLREDTDVEVFAELEEGGPKIEKSTRDEVDSSEIGEGSRNARDPRHDSNIPALESRSDLHPEVASSADHPRFSSIILNEEKEEDRSSERSVRRDASKFLSEEESTTVNNEEYTFSNQENSTDFTEGDEETEDGTKEESWIETTTALSEGIVRREEAESNYDDVSSKRGAKSEQPLLGRKATKVGTTDFNKSKKRAPRLNVARQSELSKKVRTLQALRDLFRKLKESRVLLPIPRSRSAERGAAAEYRRTRAQQVKQLRDKLRDKRQMMLRKYERGVREAVDKEENVEKRNLRRREAWERIKGSQDFRDMIDREKLAYMLMYRPTKYDEERREVGESEEDDVPATEISLRNRDTWRRIFKNDENFRDRSYDNLDRDVVRSEDLPSSGEKRGEGSDEGERRDDVYFALVEDVERPRIYYYEENPGSEGKRIMRASPRRSPNHAYNRLLQNNLGSIKVVRYSDDEEESDQPPEGKEIYIIDPSRYKGGDPSLQLYKSSRISPDSQKTPSKRYKIIWKPIVFKPFRIRQSTQRKREDKSGEESTENLLNDFIDYLDPKTVDELLKSGNVIVDDKMENFMHSIVEKQEPVTRSEDDREFEEANEENSDSKGESSKIVEQQGESYRNVTEGRIEGGNISETSNITSSDNGKMDSKKMEIKRKRRNAVTESRQGEYFESLPPLFSLRKTNNYSSRSKQSSKEISDENLLLRIEQHTKSESNTEKSKREGKGASLSLEKSPLSDEHGTALAWMERSGRRVQREAAENREKMDENTNVEKIQPSELQHLDEAASSTKIPAFGEIDDVEKSLIQKIPLEKFMPKGSIDRSKRKNVRRNKKEDDGLSSLIEKSLPKIGNVVIDGLNKAENFTGSVEQLIKNLDENYNRTIGKEDRERDSTSTRSIDPAQNVFRNAITNVKKFFMLLNGVTNILRNNG, encoded by the exons ATGAAGCaaacttttctcttctcgctCCTTCTCCTCGTAATTCGCAATTACTCCTCGGCCGAGAAAATAACGTTGGGGATCGATCTGAACGAGCCCGTTGCCGTCACCGATCCCAAGTTTCTCAGTTTTACCATCGACCCGGTAACCCTGTTGGCCGGAAATGCGGTCAG CACTCATTTCGAGAGAAGCGTAAACCTGATGAGAGCCTTGAGTCCAGCGTATTTGCGACTCGGAGGGCCGCGCAGTACCCTTTTCCACTTTGCCGATCAAAATTCCgaggaaaatggaaagaagagaaaaatcgtgCTATCCG AGTCCGATTGGGTATTGGCCCATCAGTGGGCTGAAAAGGCAGGGTTGGACGTGATCGCCTGCGTTTCGCCGGACGATCGACGAAGGAGGACGATCGAAGGGGGCGAAGATGCGTTGGAGATAATCCCTTTCAGCGATCACATGGGTTTTAACGCCAACTGGCAGCTGGGTTACG AACCCCAAATTAGATGCAATCTGACGGGCAACGATCTAGGGAGGCAAACGTTGGATCTACGAAAATCGTTGAACCAATTTCCCAGATATTCCAACAGCGTGATCACAGGGCCGGACGTTGTGATCTACGATAACGAGAAGCATCTAAATTATCTTCGAGATTACTTCAGTGTAGCGATTCCCGCGCTCTCAGCGATCACCTGGCATcc CGACCTGGCGAGCATTACTTTGGATAATGGAGGAGCGTTCATACACCAGGATAACTTGGAAGAGGATAAGGAAGAGTTGTTGAAAGCTATAGGTCGATTCGTTGACGATCGACCCTTGTGGATCG CCGAATCGAGGCCGGAAGAATGCAAGAATCTGTACATAGGGGCTCTCATCTTGGCGAGAAGACTAGGAAATTCGGCAAGAGCAAACGTGAACGTGATCATGAGGCAACCGGCAGACCTGACTTATCCGACTCCA GATTACTGGGTGTCTTTGCTCCACAAGACTCTCGTCGGACGGCAAGTGTTCGACGCGAAGATTCGAAGCGTTGGCAACGAGGATCACACCTACCTCTATTGCCAGTGCGCTTCCAACAGACACGAGGATGGATCGATCGTGATTTTCGGGGTGAATCTGAATCCTAGCGAAGTCGCGTTCCATTTGGAAGGGATTAACGCGACCGAACGCGTTCACGAGTACGTTCTTACGCCCGGTTTCGACGCGCCCAATCGAATGTTTGCGGA GACCATCTTCTTGAACGATAAACTGTTGACTCTGATCAACGATACGGTCCCCGAGATGCGACCAAAGATTCTCAACGACACGAAAACACATGGTGTTGATCTCCGTTTGCAGTCGGGCAGTATCGGTTTCTGGATCATTCCCAATTTAAAG ATAAAATCTTGCATGGGAAACGAGGCACCGAGAACGGAAGAGAGAACTGCGCGAGAAGACAAGATCGACGACAAGAATACGAAAGAAACAAGCTCTCCTCAAGGAAGAGGAGCTAGCTCGAGTGATATCGATAAGAGGAAACGGAGGGGTGACGCGTCGATCTACAGGAACAGCATAAAGAGAGAACTGAAGAGGTTGAAAAGATTCGTGAAGAAGAAGCTGGACGATTACGATTACGCGAAATCGTTGCCCAAGCTGTTCAACTCTAAGGAGCAAGGTGGAAAGGGGTCCACGCTGTCCCAAGAGGACGTGCAAAGCAAGTTGAAGGAGTACAAAGATCGGGTGACGCGGTTGAGGAATCTGATGGGATCGAGCGACGCGAAGATGGAGTTGAGGAAATCGATCGGCGACCTGGTCGGGGACGTGATATCCTTAATGTTGAAGATACAGAACGCTCTGGAAACGATGAGGAAGGAGATCGATCGCGAGAACAAGACCGAGTCGTTCACCAACGTGAAAGAGACGTTGAAGTCTCTTTACGATCTCTTGATGAATGCAAACTTGTCCAACGagtcgatcgattcgagagaGATGGAACGAGGATTGGACAGGGCCAAGAGAGAATTGCTCCCTTTCGACTCGAAAAGAAGGAGTGATAACTTATCGAGGAAACGGGGAGCGAGGGACGAGGATGTTGAGGAAGGATCTACTAGAGGGATCGAAAGATGGTGGAGTAAGAAGAAGCAACCGAGTTTTCTGGAATTGGACAGCGAAGAAGATGCCGATTTCTACCGATTCGATAACTCCTTCGTTAACGAGGATTCGTTCTTAAACACCTACGACTACGATTACGAATTCGAGGATTCGGAGGAGCAAGTTTCAACGATGGAGTACATCGACGACGTTCGTACGTGGAACGAGGATGATGGTTCCTTCTACCACGAGCCCGTCCAACTTTTCAAGAATTCGAGGAACAATCGGATGAAAACGAGCACAGGAGCACCTGAACTGTGGGAAGTGGAAGCGTACGAGGTTGGAAGGAAGGATAGAAGGAAGGGGATGGTGAGGATCGAGTCGGATGGCACGATTCGAGATAGCAAGTTCTTGGAGAAATTCGAGGGCGTCTCCTTTCCGAAAAATCATCGACCCACGTATACCAACGTCCAACCTGACGAGTCTGCCATCCGATCCTTCTTCTCTGGGCGAGCGCAACCGATAGGGAGCACGATGTACAAGAGAATTCCCGATTTCTCTGCTCTCAAAGGATCGAATCCTTGGACCGATTACCTCGGGAACAAGAGATCGAAAAGGGGGGAAACGGATTTGCGCGCAATACTGGATCAGGAGATGATCAAGGAGGACGATGCCAACTCCAAGGATTGCAACTGCAGGGTTATCCGTCGCTCGGAAACTTGCGATTGCCGATCGAGAAGGGGCGCCATCGAATCGTTGGAATCGCTCGAGGTCGACACCGTCGCGCCCCCCAAACAACAACTCGCCGGTTTGGACAAGGATATAGTGCGCGCCAATTTGCGGGAGGACACGGACGTGGAGGTGTTCGCGGAGCTGGAGGAGGGCGGGCCGAAAATAGAGAAATCGACTCGGGACGAGGTCGATTCGTCCGAGATCGGGGAGGGATCGAGGAACGCTCGAGATCCGCGCCACGATTCGAATATCCCTGCTTTGGAGAGCCGATCGGACCTCCACCCCGAAGTGGCGTCGTCGGCTGATCATCCACGATTCtcctctattattttaaacgaagagaaggaagaggatcgATCGAGCGAAAGATCGGTGAGACGCGATGCGAGCAAGTTTCTCTCCGAGGAGGAGAGCACCACGGTTAATAACGAGGAATATACTTTTTCCAACCAAGAAAACTCTACGGATTTCACGGAAGGGGACGAGGAGACTGAAGATGGGACAAAGGAGGAGAGTTGGATCGAGACCACCACCGCTTTATCGGAGGGAATCGTGAGGAGAGAAGAAGCCGAGAGCAACTACGATGATGTAAGTTCGAAACGAGGGGCAAAATCCGAGCAACCTTTGCTCGGCAGAAAGGCAACGAAAGTAGGAACGACCGATTTCAATAAAAGTAAGAAACGCGCGCCGAGATTAAACGTGGCGAGACAATCCGAATTGTCGAAGAAAGTGAGAACGTTGCAGGCTTTGAGGGATTTGTTCCGCAAGTTGAAGGAGTCGCGCGTGTTGCTCCCGATTCCGAGATCGAGATCGGCGGAAAGGGGGGCTGCGGCCGAATATCGGAGGACTCGGGCTCAACAGGTGAAACAATTGAGGGACAAGTTGCGCGACAAGAGGCAGATGATGTTGAGGAAGTACGAGAGGGGCGTTCGCGAGGCGGTCGACAAGGAGGAGAACGTGGAAAAGAGGAATCTGAGGAGAAGGGAGGCGTGGGAGAGGATCAAGGGGAGCCAGGATTTCCGAGACATGATCGATCGCGAGAAATTAGCCTACATGCTCATGTATCGACCGACCAAGTAcgacgaggagaggagggaagtTGGGGAGAGCGAGGAGGATGACGTACCGGCGACCGAGATATCTCTCAGGAATAGGGATACTTGGAGGAGGATCTTTAAAAATGACGAGAATTTCCGCGATCGTTCTTACGATAATTTGGATCGAGATGTGGTGAGATCGGAGGATTTGCCATCGAGCGgggagaaaagaggagaaggatcGGATGAAGGCGAGAGGAGAGACGATGTCTATTTCGCTCTGGTGGAAGATGTGGAGAGGCCACGGATATACTATTACGAAGAGAATCCAGGGAGCGAAGGGAAGAGAATTATGAgg GCATCGCCTCGACGCTCGCCCAACCACGCGTACAATCGTCTCCTGCAAAATAATCTCGGAAGTATTAAAGTCGTTCGATATTCCGACGACGAGGAAGAATCGGATCAACCCCCAGAGgggaaagaaatatacataatcGACCCATCCCGGTACAAAGGAGGGGATCCTAGTTTGCAATTGTACAAAAGTTCGAGGATATCGCCCGATTCGCAAAAAACACCTTcgaaaagatacaaaattatttggaaGCCTATCGTATTCAAACCTTTCAGGATTCGTCAATCGACGCAGCGCAAACGCGAGGATAAGAGCGGAGAAGAATCAACGGAAAATCTTCTCAACGATTTCATCGATTATCTAGATCCCAAAACCGTCGACGAGCTTCTCAAATCGGGGAACGTGATAGTGGacgataaaatggaaaatttcatgCACTCGATCGTCGAGAAACAAGAACCGGTTACGCGGTCGGAAGATGATCGAGAATTCGAGGAAGCGAACGAGGAAAATTCCGATTCCAAGGGAGAATCTTCGAAGATAGTCGAGCAACAGGGTGAAAGTTATCGAAATGTTACGGAAGGGAGAATCGAAGGTGGAAATATATCCGAGACTTCGAATATCACAAGCAGCGATAACGGAAAGATGGATTCgaaaaagatggaaataaaACGGAAGCGGAGAAACGCCGTTACCGAATCGAGACAAGGAGAATATTTCGAGTCTCTGCCTCCTCTGTTTTCTCTTCGTAAAACCAACAATTATTCGTCGCGTTCGAAGCAAAGTTCGAAGGAAATTTCTGACGAAAATCTTCTTCTAAGAATCGAACAACATACGAAAAGTGAATCAAACACGGAGAAAAgtaagagagaggggaaagggGCAAGCTTGAGTTTAGAAAAATCGCCCCTCTCCGACGAACACGGAACGGCGTTGGCGTGGATGGAAAGATCCGGAAGAAGGGTTCAAAGAGAAGCGGCAGAGAATCGAGAGAAGATGGACGAAAATACCAACGTGGAAAAG ATACAACCGTCCGAATTGCAACATCTGGACGAAGCAGCTTCGAGCACAAAGATCCCGGCATTCGGCGAAATCGACGACGTCGAGAAATCGCTGATTCAGAAGATACCGCTTGAAAAATTCATGCCGAAAGGGAGCATCGACAGGAGCAAGAGGAAGAACGTAAGGAGAAACAAGAAAGAGGATGATGGATTGTCGTCCCTTATAGAGAAGAGTCTACCAAAGATAGGGAATGTGGTAATCGACGGATTGAACAAAGCGGAAAATTTCACCGGGTCGGTGGAACAGTTAATCAAGAATTTGGACGAGAATTATAATAGGACGATCGGGAAGGAAGATCGAGAAAGGGATTCAACAAGTACCAGATCGATAGATCCCGCTCAAAACGTTTTTCGAAATGCGATaacgaatgtaaaaaaatttttcatgttgCTTAACGGAGTCACGAATATTCTTCGGAACAACGGATAA